One region of Triticum aestivum cultivar Chinese Spring chromosome 6B, IWGSC CS RefSeq v2.1, whole genome shotgun sequence genomic DNA includes:
- the LOC123133726 gene encoding endoglucanase 11-like, which produces MSNSAALAPSSRAAVFLAFSLICFSSHVLAAGHPHYADALAKSLLFFQGQRSGRLPPDQAVKWRSNSAMSDGSAANVDLTGGYYDGGNNVKFNFPMAFTATMLSWSIIEYGGRMEGRVHDARAAVRWATDYLLKSAMTTPGKLYVGVGDADADHRCWERPEDMDTPRDVHAVSASAPGSDVAGETAAALAAASVVFRAADPAYSRRLVAAARDVMALAWRHQGKYSDHVGGGVSNYYPSYSGYKDELLWGSAWLLWATKNSSYLNDLISLGANDDVDVFSWDNKLAGARVLLSRRALLDGDKRLEPFTRQAEELICHILPNSSSPSSTTAYTPGGLMHRRGNVNMQYAASASFLLTTYAKYMAASHRRAFSCQSHGVTHRALRALAKRQVDYVLGDNPLGMSYMVGYGAR; this is translated from the exons ATGAGCAATTCGGCTGCTTTGGCACCATCATCACGCGCGGCTGTGTTCCTTGCCTTCTCCCTTATCTGTTTCTCCAGCCATGTCCTCGCCGCCGGACACCCTCACTACGCCGACGCGCTCGCGAAGTCGTTGCTCTTCTTCCAGGGCCAGAGGTCCGGCCGCCTGCCGCCGGACCAGGCCGTCAAGTGGAGATCCAACTCCGCCATGTCCGACGGCTCGGCCGCAAAC GTTGACCTCACCGGCGGGTACTACGACGGCGGCAACAACGTGAAGTTCAATTTTCCCATGGCGTTCACCGCGACCATGCTGTCTTGGAGCATCATCGAGTATGGCGGGCGGATGGAGGGGCGCGTCCACGACGCGCGCGCCGCGGTACGGTGGGCGACGGACTACCTTTTGAAGTCGGCCATGACGACCCCGGGCAAACTCTACGTCGGAGTGGGCGATGCCGACGCCGACCACCGGTGCTGGGAGCGGCCGGAAGACATGGACACGCCGCGGGACGTGCACGCGGTGTCGGCGTCCGCCCCGGGATCGGACGTCGCAGGCGAGACCGCGGCCGCGCTCGCGGCGGCCAGCGTGGTCTTCAGGGCCGCCGACCCGGCCTACTCCAGGAGGCTGGTCGCGGCGGCGAGGGACGTGATGGCGCTCGCCTGGCGGCACCAGGGGAAGTACAGCGACCACGTCGGCGGCGGCGTGAGCAACTACTACCCATCCTACTCCGGCTACAAG GACGAGCTCCTGTGGGGATCTGCATGGCTGCTGTGGGCGACGAAGAACAGCTCCTACCTCAACGACCTCATCTCCCTCGGCGCCAACGACGACGTCGACGTGTTCAGCTGGGACAACAAGCTCGCCGGGGCGCGCGTGCTTCTGTCACGG AGGGCTCTGCTGGACGGGGACAAGAGGCTGGAGCCGTTCACGCGTCAAGCGGAGGAGTTGATCTGCCACATCCTGCCCAACTCCAGCTCCCCGTCGTCAACGACGGCGTACACGCCCGGCGGGCTGATGCACCGGCGAGGCAACGTCAACATGCAGTACGCCGCCTCGGCCAGCTTCCTGCTCACCACCTACGCCAAGTACAtggccgcctcccaccgccgcgcATTCTCCTGCCAGAGCCACGGCGTCACCCACAGGGCCCTGAGGGCCCTGGCCAAGCGGCAGGTGGACTACGTGCTGGGCGACAACCCGCTGGGGATGTCGTACATGGTGGGCTACGGCGCGCGCTAA